One window from the genome of Syntrophus gentianae encodes:
- a CDS encoding YbaB/EbfC family nucleoid-associated protein produces the protein MAANLGNIMKQAKMLQEKMARLQEDLASRTVEATAGGGMVSVTVNGRFEVVSLKIEKEVVNSEDVEMLQDLIMAAVNEGVRKAQEMTSSEMAKLTGGMNIPGLM, from the coding sequence TTGGCTGCAAATCTAGGAAATATCATGAAACAAGCCAAGATGCTTCAGGAAAAGATGGCCCGTCTTCAGGAAGATCTGGCGTCCCGCACCGTGGAGGCCACAGCCGGTGGTGGCATGGTTTCTGTCACGGTGAACGGTCGTTTTGAAGTCGTTTCCCTTAAAATTGAGAAAGAGGTGGTCAATTCCGAGGACGTGGAAATGCTGCAGGATCTGATTATGGCTGCTGTCAACGAAGGGGTCCGCAAGGCCCAGGAGATGACATCCTCGGAAATGGCCAAGCTTACCGGGGGCATGAATATTCCCGGATTGATGTAG
- a CDS encoding energy transducer TonB, with translation MMSTNKILLYSVVISLIIHLAALSLISLMEWRGKRQPEQVVTVELTEMFAASKEKAAPRKPPLPKPHPPASSTKKTVVSPQKNVREATVDLNSREQRYRPYLKALREKIERTWIYPEKATALREEGTTVIRFSLAATGEVVDATILRSSGSDLLDEASLQAVRTPRFAPLPENFQLSRLNIIATFEYRLVQ, from the coding sequence ATGATGTCCACAAACAAAATTCTCCTTTATTCCGTTGTGATCTCCCTGATCATTCATCTTGCCGCCCTGTCGCTGATCAGCCTGATGGAATGGCGGGGGAAAAGGCAACCTGAGCAGGTTGTGACCGTTGAGCTTACGGAGATGTTTGCCGCCAGTAAGGAAAAAGCCGCTCCCCGGAAACCGCCGCTTCCCAAGCCCCATCCTCCGGCTTCCTCCACTAAAAAGACTGTGGTTTCCCCTCAGAAAAATGTCCGCGAGGCAACGGTAGACCTCAACAGCCGGGAGCAGCGTTATCGGCCTTATCTAAAGGCGTTAAGGGAAAAAATCGAAAGAACCTGGATTTATCCTGAAAAGGCTACGGCGTTGAGAGAAGAGGGGACGACGGTCATCCGGTTTTCCCTTGCAGCGACCGGAGAAGTTGTGGATGCCACCATACTCCGGTCATCCGGGTCCGACTTGCTGGATGAGGCCAGCCTGCAGGCTGTCAGAACGCCACGCTTTGCCCCTTTGCCGGAAAATTTCCAGCTTTCCCGATTGAACATCATTGCGACGTTTGAATATCGCCTGGTTCAATAA
- a CDS encoding 2-oxoacid:acceptor oxidoreductase family protein: protein MIEVRWHGRGGQGAVTSVEMLALAAIGEGKYAQGFPSFGPERRGAPVEAFNRVDDLRIKKRQRIYRPDVVVVLDPGLITLVNVAEGLKPEGLLILNTHKPFEEVEQYIQFNGRIALVDATAIAWAELGVPITNTTMLGALVKMTDIVKMESLNEPIEHRFGRIAKKNLTAMKRAFDEVKLV from the coding sequence ATGATAGAAGTGAGATGGCACGGAAGAGGCGGGCAGGGTGCGGTGACATCCGTAGAAATGCTTGCGTTGGCTGCGATCGGTGAAGGCAAGTATGCACAGGGATTTCCAAGTTTCGGTCCTGAAAGGCGTGGTGCGCCGGTAGAGGCTTTCAACCGGGTCGATGACCTGCGGATAAAGAAGCGACAGCGTATTTATCGTCCCGATGTGGTGGTTGTTCTTGACCCGGGCTTGATTACCCTGGTCAATGTAGCCGAGGGGCTGAAGCCGGAAGGGCTTCTGATTCTCAATACGCACAAACCCTTCGAAGAGGTTGAACAATACATTCAGTTCAACGGCCGGATCGCCCTGGTCGATGCCACGGCCATTGCCTGGGCGGAGCTGGGGGTTCCCATCACCAACACGACCATGTTGGGCGCTTTAGTCAAAATGACGGATATTGTGAAGATGGAGTCCCTGAATGAACCCATTGAACACCGGTTCGGCAGGATTGCCAAGAAGAATCTGACAGCTATGAAGCGAGCCTTTGATGAGGTTAAACTCGTATAA
- a CDS encoding transketolase C-terminal domain-containing protein: MSKRIGMEIALAAAEAAALCRPEVIAAYPITPNTHVPEHLSEIVAEGRLDAEFITVESEHSAMSACAGASGAGARAFTATSSQGLLYMAEILAIISSMRLPVVMIIGNRALSGPLNIWNDHSDIMSQRDIGWISLFAANGQETVDMTIQAFKIAEHPDVMLPTNVNLDGFQLTHVVEPMLMPDQEEVDRFLPPFKPFASLDPVNPVTLGALGLPDIYAEACKSREEVLLNSKKVILEVWKEWEQQFGRKYEPIEAYETDGAEILMLTMGSMGETAEMAIDELRKEGVKAGLLKLKLWRPFPFEELKQAVKGARVLVVTDRCLSYGGPGGPVALEVRSALYEEKERPAIVNYIIGLGGRDVMVDHFMEMIKKAAKADTEKPEKAYEFYGVRE, encoded by the coding sequence ATGTCGAAACGAATAGGTATGGAAATCGCGTTGGCCGCCGCCGAGGCGGCTGCCCTGTGCAGACCGGAAGTTATTGCCGCCTATCCCATTACCCCGAATACGCACGTACCGGAGCATCTTTCGGAGATCGTTGCGGAAGGACGTCTCGATGCGGAATTCATCACCGTGGAATCGGAGCATTCGGCAATGAGCGCCTGTGCCGGGGCGTCCGGCGCCGGGGCGCGGGCCTTTACGGCAACGAGTTCCCAGGGGCTGCTGTATATGGCGGAAATTCTGGCGATCATCTCTTCCATGAGATTGCCGGTCGTTATGATCATCGGCAACCGGGCGCTTTCCGGTCCCCTGAATATCTGGAATGATCACAGCGATATCATGAGTCAACGGGATATCGGCTGGATTTCCCTCTTTGCCGCCAATGGACAGGAAACCGTGGATATGACGATCCAGGCCTTCAAGATTGCTGAACACCCGGATGTCATGTTGCCGACCAATGTCAATCTCGATGGCTTCCAGCTGACCCATGTGGTTGAGCCGATGCTCATGCCGGACCAGGAAGAGGTGGATCGTTTTCTGCCGCCTTTCAAACCCTTTGCTTCGCTGGATCCCGTTAATCCCGTTACCCTGGGTGCGCTGGGGCTGCCGGATATCTATGCGGAAGCCTGCAAGAGCCGGGAAGAGGTTCTGCTGAACTCCAAGAAGGTCATTCTTGAAGTCTGGAAGGAATGGGAGCAGCAGTTCGGCAGGAAATATGAGCCCATCGAGGCTTATGAAACGGACGGTGCGGAAATCCTCATGCTGACCATGGGTTCCATGGGGGAAACCGCGGAAATGGCGATTGATGAACTGCGTAAGGAGGGCGTGAAAGCCGGCCTTTTGAAACTGAAGCTCTGGCGGCCCTTCCCCTTCGAGGAACTGAAGCAGGCGGTCAAAGGCGCAAGAGTGCTGGTTGTGACGGACCGATGCCTTTCCTATGGAGGGCCGGGGGGACCCGTTGCCCTGGAGGTACGTTCCGCCCTTTATGAGGAAAAGGAGCGTCCCGCCATTGTGAATTACATCATCGGTCTCGGTGGACGGGATGTCATGGTCGATCACTTTATGGAAATGATCAAGAAAGCGGCTAAAGCGGATACGGAAAAACCAGAGAAAGCCTACGAATTTTATGGGGTGAGAGAATAA
- the porB gene encoding pyruvate synthase subunit PorB has translation MENFDLYAPKLVDKEEYFAAGHRACQGCGEALAIRLMCKALGKDTVIVNATGCMEVIATMYPTTAWKLPWMHVAFPNAAAVAAGVESGLKILRRKGKISDRYVKTVAIGGDGGTVDIGLQALSGAMERGHDMLFVCFDNEAYMNTGIQRSGSTPFGASTTTAPPGEVSSGNPTWKKNTPEIMVAHNIPYVATACHSYPIDFMNKVKKARSIKGPSYIQCLSVCPTGWRCASGDCIKMGRLAVETGAFPLYEVENGKYRLSADMPETLRPLEDYTKLQGRFRHLTPDEIAYFQERVKLEYKKLTTKVKYSR, from the coding sequence GTGGAAAACTTTGATCTGTATGCGCCGAAGCTGGTGGACAAGGAGGAATATTTCGCCGCCGGACATCGCGCCTGTCAGGGCTGCGGAGAGGCCTTGGCCATCCGTCTGATGTGCAAGGCGCTGGGAAAGGATACGGTCATTGTCAACGCGACGGGATGCATGGAAGTCATCGCCACGATGTATCCCACGACGGCGTGGAAGCTCCCCTGGATGCACGTGGCCTTCCCCAATGCCGCCGCCGTGGCCGCCGGTGTGGAATCCGGTTTGAAGATCCTGCGCCGCAAAGGAAAAATATCCGATCGCTATGTCAAGACAGTAGCCATCGGCGGGGATGGCGGTACGGTGGATATCGGTCTTCAGGCCCTCTCCGGCGCCATGGAACGAGGTCATGACATGCTCTTTGTCTGTTTCGACAATGAAGCTTATATGAACACGGGCATTCAGCGTTCCGGTTCCACACCTTTCGGGGCTTCAACCACAACGGCTCCTCCCGGCGAGGTCAGCAGCGGCAACCCGACCTGGAAAAAAAACACGCCGGAGATCATGGTCGCTCACAACATCCCCTATGTGGCCACGGCATGTCACAGCTATCCAATTGATTTCATGAACAAGGTGAAAAAGGCAAGATCGATCAAGGGACCTTCCTATATCCAATGCCTTTCCGTCTGTCCTACCGGATGGCGCTGTGCTTCGGGTGATTGTATCAAAATGGGACGGCTGGCCGTTGAGACCGGAGCATTTCCTCTTTATGAGGTTGAAAATGGGAAATACAGATTGAGTGCGGATATGCCGGAGACATTGAGACCCCTGGAAGACTACACCAAACTTCAGGGCCGCTTCCGGCATCTGACGCCTGATGAAATCGCCTACTTTCAGGAGAGAGTGAAGCTGGAATATAAGAAGCTCACGACCAAGGTGAAGTATTCACGTTAA
- a CDS encoding fumarate hydratase, which translates to MREISVETVTATVRDLFVAANCELNQDMENALARAAEEEVSPLGRYALAKILENINVARQDKLPLCQDTGLAVVFVEMGQDVHMVGGDFSEAVQEGVRQAYREGYLRKSLCDPLSRKNTGDNTPAVIFTELVPGDRLKLIAMPKGGGSENMSSSAMLVPAVGEAGIVDHVVACVQKAGSNPCPPVVLGVGIGGSLEMSALLAKKALLRQIGTANDRDERLAAMEREILEKINRLGIGPQGYGGRVTALAVFVEMMPCHIASLPVTVNIQCHVARHREAVI; encoded by the coding sequence GTGCGAGAGATTTCTGTAGAGACCGTAACTGCGACAGTGCGGGACCTCTTTGTTGCTGCGAACTGCGAGCTGAACCAGGACATGGAGAATGCCCTGGCCAGGGCCGCGGAAGAGGAGGTGTCGCCTCTCGGACGTTATGCTCTGGCAAAAATTCTCGAAAACATAAACGTTGCCAGACAGGACAAGCTGCCGCTCTGCCAGGATACGGGACTGGCGGTTGTTTTCGTGGAAATGGGTCAGGATGTGCACATGGTCGGGGGCGACTTCTCGGAGGCGGTACAGGAAGGGGTTCGTCAGGCCTACCGGGAAGGTTATCTCCGCAAGTCCCTCTGTGATCCCCTCTCAAGAAAGAATACGGGCGATAATACGCCGGCGGTCATCTTCACCGAACTGGTTCCCGGCGACCGGCTTAAACTGATTGCGATGCCGAAAGGCGGCGGCAGTGAGAATATGAGCAGCAGCGCCATGCTCGTTCCCGCGGTGGGAGAAGCCGGGATTGTCGATCATGTGGTGGCCTGTGTCCAAAAGGCCGGCTCCAATCCCTGCCCGCCGGTGGTTTTGGGGGTGGGTATCGGCGGTTCTCTGGAGATGTCCGCGCTTCTCGCTAAAAAGGCCCTGCTGCGGCAGATTGGAACAGCCAATGACCGGGACGAGCGCCTGGCCGCCATGGAACGGGAGATTCTGGAGAAGATCAATCGGCTGGGGATCGGACCCCAGGGTTACGGGGGACGCGTGACCGCCCTGGCTGTTTTCGTGGAAATGATGCCCTGTCATATCGCCAGCCTTCCCGTTACAGTCAACATTCAGTGTCATGTGGCGCGGCACAGAGAGGCGGTCATTTAA
- a CDS encoding Fe-S-containing hydro-lyase, whose protein sequence is MKEPIRLDTPLTDALCESLVTGDQVLLSGVIYTGRDAAHRRLCEAAARGETLPFPLSGAVIFYAGPAPAKPGAVTGSVGPTTSYRMDPFAPQLMSLGLKGMIGKGKRSPEVIDAMKRYRAVYFGAIGGIAALTARCIREAVVVAYEDLGPEAIYRLVVFEMPLVVINDTQGRDLYEEALKTYAGT, encoded by the coding sequence ATGAAGGAACCGATCCGTCTGGACACGCCATTAACGGACGCCCTCTGTGAAAGCCTGGTCACCGGCGATCAGGTCCTGCTCAGCGGAGTCATCTATACCGGTCGGGATGCGGCCCACCGCCGGCTCTGCGAGGCTGCAGCGAGGGGTGAAACGCTGCCCTTTCCGCTTTCGGGGGCCGTTATCTTCTACGCCGGTCCGGCTCCGGCAAAACCGGGAGCGGTGACCGGCTCCGTCGGGCCGACGACCAGTTACCGGATGGATCCCTTTGCGCCGCAGTTGATGTCCCTGGGATTGAAAGGGATGATCGGCAAGGGGAAACGTTCTCCGGAAGTCATTGACGCCATGAAGCGTTACCGGGCTGTCTATTTCGGCGCCATCGGGGGAATTGCGGCGCTGACGGCCCGCTGCATTCGAGAGGCGGTCGTCGTGGCCTATGAGGATCTCGGTCCGGAGGCGATTTACCGTCTGGTCGTATTTGAGATGCCGCTGGTGGTGATTAATGATACGCAGGGGCGGGATCTCTACGAAGAAGCCCTGAAAACCTATGCCGGAACCTGA
- the nuoE gene encoding NADH-quinone oxidoreductase subunit NuoE gives MNTVVDRGKIKEIIGRYDGEKSAAVAVLQDLQEEFRYLPKEALAIVSDELKVPLSRIYEIATFYNAFSLKPRGKYLIEVCAGTACHVQGGFNLMDRLERELNISRGETTEDAVFTLEEVRCLGCCSLAPVARIGGNIHPYLTQDEIPKILKNYRKAGVKK, from the coding sequence ATGAACACAGTGGTAGACAGGGGGAAAATCAAGGAGATTATCGGCAGGTACGACGGGGAAAAGAGTGCTGCTGTCGCCGTTTTGCAGGATCTCCAGGAGGAATTCCGGTACCTGCCGAAGGAGGCCTTGGCCATCGTGAGTGACGAACTCAAGGTTCCCCTGAGCAGGATTTACGAGATTGCGACTTTCTACAATGCCTTCAGTCTGAAGCCGCGGGGTAAATATCTCATTGAGGTGTGCGCCGGTACGGCTTGTCACGTCCAGGGAGGGTTCAACCTCATGGATCGGCTGGAGCGGGAACTCAATATCTCCCGTGGGGAGACGACGGAGGATGCCGTTTTTACCCTCGAGGAGGTTCGGTGTCTTGGTTGTTGCAGTCTCGCCCCGGTGGCACGGATTGGCGGGAACATCCATCCTTATCTCACCCAGGATGAAATTCCCAAGATTCTGAAAAACTATCGCAAGGCAGGGGTGAAAAAGTGA
- a CDS encoding MBL fold metallo-hydrolase RNA specificity domain-containing protein, with amino-acid sequence MKIKFLGAARTVTGSCYILETAGHRFAIDCGMHQGNAEIEKRNWDVDLYEPEKIEFFLITHAHIDHSGLLPRLVQKGFRGPIYATSPTADLLRILLLDSAHIQEMEAQWKSRKRLRFGEKRVGPLYTQRDAQAVFPLLKTVSYDKPFEPFSGLKVNFSDAGHILGAAFLELWLKENGAPAKIVFSGDIGRPEQLLMEDPGIVGEADYLFLESTYGNRDHKNEKDSLNELAEAVAYSYKSREKMVIPAFAVERTQEMMYCLYLLSRDGRLPKDMPIYLDSPLAIQATEIFRRNAAFLDEETQELIKKGQDPLHLPQLRTTPTTEESMAINTSEGPAIILSASGMADAGRIRHHLRHNLWREGASIVFVGFQAQGTTGRKIIDGAKRVRILNEQVAVKARIFTIGGFSAHAGQSQLLEWLSHFRNGNLEVFLVHGEYEAQQVLAERIRERFGYKVIIPEYLEETLLKIGEEIQRVEFPEKAAPRIDWAYLIGDLEVRLAQLRQRQPQLEAKPWVEQTEVRDRILELNRDLMETISEI; translated from the coding sequence ATGAAGATCAAGTTTTTAGGTGCAGCAAGGACCGTAACGGGATCGTGTTATATCCTGGAAACGGCTGGACATCGATTTGCGATTGACTGCGGCATGCATCAGGGCAATGCGGAAATTGAGAAACGGAACTGGGATGTGGACCTTTATGAACCCGAAAAAATCGAGTTTTTTCTGATCACCCATGCCCACATCGATCACTCCGGCCTTCTGCCCCGTCTCGTTCAGAAGGGATTCCGCGGGCCGATTTATGCGACTTCGCCGACGGCGGATCTGCTGAGGATTCTCCTGCTCGATTCCGCCCACATCCAGGAAATGGAAGCGCAATGGAAAAGCCGGAAGCGTCTGCGCTTCGGGGAGAAACGCGTCGGGCCGCTCTATACCCAGCGGGATGCCCAGGCGGTTTTTCCCCTGCTCAAGACCGTCTCCTATGATAAACCCTTTGAACCCTTTTCGGGGCTGAAGGTGAACTTCAGTGATGCCGGGCATATCCTGGGCGCCGCCTTCCTTGAGCTGTGGCTGAAGGAAAACGGTGCGCCTGCGAAAATCGTCTTTTCCGGGGATATCGGCCGGCCTGAGCAGCTGCTCATGGAAGATCCGGGGATTGTCGGTGAAGCGGATTATCTCTTTCTCGAATCCACCTACGGCAACCGGGATCACAAGAATGAAAAGGACAGCCTGAATGAACTGGCCGAGGCCGTCGCTTACAGTTACAAAAGCAGGGAGAAGATGGTCATTCCGGCCTTTGCCGTCGAACGGACCCAGGAGATGATGTACTGTCTCTACCTGCTTTCCCGGGACGGCCGTCTGCCGAAGGATATGCCCATTTACCTGGACAGTCCCCTGGCGATTCAGGCCACGGAAATCTTTCGCCGCAATGCCGCTTTTCTGGATGAAGAAACACAGGAATTGATCAAAAAGGGGCAAGATCCCCTGCACCTGCCCCAACTCCGCACGACGCCGACCACGGAGGAATCCATGGCTATCAACACCTCCGAGGGACCGGCCATCATTCTTTCTGCCAGCGGCATGGCCGATGCCGGCCGGATTCGCCATCACCTCCGCCACAATCTCTGGCGGGAAGGGGCCAGCATCGTCTTTGTGGGCTTTCAGGCCCAGGGAACCACGGGCCGCAAGATCATCGACGGGGCCAAGAGGGTGCGTATTCTCAATGAGCAGGTCGCCGTCAAGGCCCGGATCTTCACGATCGGCGGTTTCTCCGCCCATGCCGGCCAAAGCCAGCTGCTGGAATGGCTCAGTCACTTTCGCAATGGGAATCTGGAGGTCTTCCTCGTTCATGGCGAGTATGAGGCCCAGCAGGTCCTGGCGGAGCGTATCCGGGAGCGGTTCGGCTACAAGGTGATCATTCCGGAATACCTGGAAGAAACGCTTCTGAAAATCGGCGAGGAGATTCAAAGAGTGGAATTTCCGGAAAAGGCGGCGCCGAGGATCGACTGGGCCTATCTTATTGGAGATCTGGAAGTTCGGCTGGCGCAACTGCGCCAGAGGCAGCCGCAACTGGAGGCCAAGCCCTGGGTGGAACAGACCGAAGTGCGGGATCGAATTCTGGAACTGAACCGCGACCTTATGGAGACCATTTCGGAAATCTGA
- the dnaX gene encoding DNA polymerase III subunit gamma/tau, with translation MDYLVLARKWRPQVFEDVVGQPHVVQTLKNAIRQDRIAHAFLFSGPRGVGKTSVARILAKAINCEHGPAEIPCNACTNCREITEGISLDVREIDGASNRGIDEIRELRERIRFLPVSCRYKVYIIDEVHMLTREAFNALLKTLEEPPAHVVFMFATTETHKVPATILSRCQNFEFRRLSLRQISEQLRKISEAENIEISDAGLAWIAEAGDGSMRDSESIFDQVISYAGTAIQDEAVEELLGRTDRRFLFQLSEAVLRRDAGQCLKIVEEGYYAGLDMSYFYSLLLQHFRNLLFVRIVGQKGELLELSGNDLASLESQVEDVSRETLQQLLDILLGEEENVRRSHNPRLNLETIVCRMACLPPAFPLEEILARMEDLEARLAASPSPPGKEIPPVVSEKASGPGNAPAGRERPMVLPEGRTEAEGVREPIQELKGPHREPAISGDIWKNFKDHVKQFSVPLASQIEQGEYLGYENGRLRIGFRNHMFFENMNDPGQKERLSEMAGSFLQTAVTVEIESLEAESDNRGAEKISDAMVRKNTIEEIRREALNHPLLQKVLSVFEGAEVQDVKVRAPAKPSSEQG, from the coding sequence ATGGATTACCTCGTTTTAGCCCGGAAATGGAGACCCCAGGTCTTCGAGGACGTGGTGGGTCAGCCCCATGTCGTCCAGACCCTGAAGAATGCCATCCGTCAGGATCGGATCGCCCATGCCTTTCTCTTCAGCGGCCCGCGGGGGGTCGGCAAGACCTCCGTCGCCCGCATCCTGGCCAAGGCCATCAACTGTGAACACGGGCCGGCTGAGATTCCCTGCAATGCCTGCACAAACTGCCGGGAGATCACGGAGGGCATTTCTCTCGACGTCCGGGAAATTGACGGCGCCTCCAACCGGGGGATCGACGAAATCCGTGAACTCCGCGAACGGATCCGTTTCCTGCCCGTATCCTGCCGATATAAAGTCTATATCATCGACGAAGTGCATATGCTGACCCGGGAGGCCTTCAACGCCCTGTTGAAGACCCTGGAGGAACCGCCCGCCCACGTCGTATTCATGTTTGCCACGACGGAAACCCACAAAGTCCCCGCAACCATCCTTTCCCGCTGTCAGAACTTCGAATTCCGCCGCCTTTCTCTTCGCCAGATTTCAGAGCAATTGAGAAAGATCTCGGAAGCCGAAAATATCGAAATCAGTGATGCCGGGCTGGCCTGGATTGCCGAGGCGGGGGACGGCAGCATGCGGGATTCCGAGAGTATCTTTGATCAGGTGATTTCCTATGCCGGGACGGCGATTCAGGATGAGGCGGTGGAGGAGCTACTCGGCAGAACCGACCGCCGGTTCCTCTTTCAGCTGTCCGAGGCGGTCCTGCGCCGCGATGCTGGACAATGCCTGAAGATCGTCGAAGAAGGATATTACGCCGGTCTGGACATGTCCTACTTTTATTCGCTTCTGCTCCAGCACTTCCGCAATCTTCTCTTCGTCCGGATTGTCGGGCAAAAAGGGGAACTCCTGGAACTTTCCGGAAATGATCTGGCCAGCCTTGAATCGCAAGTGGAGGACGTTTCCCGGGAAACCTTGCAGCAGCTTCTGGATATCCTCCTGGGTGAAGAGGAAAATGTGCGCCGGAGCCATAACCCTCGCCTCAATCTGGAAACGATTGTCTGCCGCATGGCCTGTCTGCCGCCCGCTTTTCCCCTGGAGGAAATTCTGGCCCGCATGGAAGACCTGGAAGCCCGCCTGGCCGCTTCGCCTTCGCCGCCTGGAAAAGAGATCCCCCCGGTCGTTTCCGAAAAGGCCTCCGGGCCGGGAAACGCTCCGGCGGGCAGAGAGCGTCCCATGGTGCTGCCGGAAGGCCGGACAGAGGCAGAGGGCGTGCGGGAGCCGATCCAGGAGTTGAAAGGACCGCATCGGGAGCCGGCGATTTCCGGGGACATCTGGAAGAATTTCAAGGACCACGTCAAGCAGTTCTCCGTTCCTTTGGCCTCCCAGATCGAGCAGGGCGAGTATCTCGGCTATGAAAACGGCCGTCTGCGCATCGGGTTTCGTAACCACATGTTTTTTGAGAATATGAATGATCCGGGGCAGAAAGAGCGGCTGAGCGAGATGGCCGGTTCCTTTCTTCAAACCGCCGTAACGGTGGAGATTGAATCCCTGGAGGCGGAATCGGACAACCGGGGCGCCGAGAAAATATCAGACGCTATGGTCCGGAAAAACACGATTGAAGAAATCCGACGAGAGGCCCTGAATCATCCCCTCCTGCAAAAGGTCCTGAGTGTCTTCGAAGGGGCGGAGGTTCAGGATGTCAAGGTCCGAGCCCCTGCAAAGCCATCTTCGGAACAGGGGTGA
- a CDS encoding 4Fe-4S binding protein, which translates to MAEKKWPETWQEVNPGCIVFRPGSSRDYHTGTWRAERPIWDNSKCIKCGVCYLFCPEGCISEDSEGYFVADLDYCKGCGICAHECWPSAIKMVGEE; encoded by the coding sequence ATGGCGGAGAAAAAATGGCCAGAAACCTGGCAAGAGGTGAATCCCGGGTGTATCGTCTTTCGGCCTGGAAGTTCCAGGGATTATCATACCGGTACCTGGAGAGCGGAACGTCCGATCTGGGATAATTCCAAGTGTATCAAGTGTGGCGTTTGCTACCTGTTCTGTCCTGAGGGATGCATATCGGAGGATTCGGAAGGATATTTCGTGGCCGATCTGGATTACTGCAAGGGGTGCGGCATTTGTGCCCATGAATGCTGGCCCTCCGCGATTAAGATGGTGGGGGAGGAATAG
- the tadA gene encoding tRNA adenosine(34) deaminase TadA, which translates to MEKESSALVPEHDLESRAAESRKYRDERMMRLALVEARLAAREGEVPVGAVIVWRNLVIARSHNKPIARHDPTAHAEILAIRHASEIIENYRLTGMTLYVTLEPCIMCAGAILQARLARVVYGAGDPKGGAIDSLYRMFQDTRLNHSVEVTRGVLSMPCGEILSGFFREKRITSRTLNI; encoded by the coding sequence ATGGAGAAAGAGTCTTCAGCGCTTGTGCCCGAACACGATCTTGAATCCCGTGCTGCAGAATCCAGGAAATACCGCGATGAGCGAATGATGCGCCTTGCCCTCGTTGAGGCCCGTCTAGCCGCGCGAGAGGGGGAAGTTCCGGTCGGGGCCGTGATCGTCTGGAGAAACCTGGTGATCGCCAGAAGTCACAACAAACCGATTGCCCGCCATGACCCCACGGCTCATGCAGAGATCCTGGCTATCCGGCATGCATCGGAAATCATTGAAAATTACCGTCTGACAGGGATGACCCTCTATGTGACGCTGGAGCCCTGCATCATGTGTGCCGGGGCGATTTTGCAGGCCCGGCTGGCAAGGGTTGTGTACGGGGCAGGCGATCCAAAAGGCGGTGCGATAGACTCCCTGTACCGGATGTTTCAGGATACTCGGCTTAATCATTCCGTCGAGGTGACCAGGGGCGTTTTGTCAATGCCCTGCGGGGAAATTTTAAGTGGATTTTTCCGGGAAAAGAGGATAACATCCCGCACTCTAAATATCTGA
- the recR gene encoding recombination mediator RecR encodes MAGYALPIKRLISELGKLPGIGEKTATRLAMHILRAPEDDARGLAESILEVRDKIRFCQICYNFAEAELCNICRDSARDSSLICVVEDPDALMAIEESGSYSGTYHVLHGALSPLEGIGPDQLHLRELVERVREKAVREVILATNPNVSGESTALLIARMIGKLDVPVTRIAQGVPMGGDLRYLDRMTLSKSLEFRRGMEKEP; translated from the coding sequence ATGGCAGGTTACGCCCTTCCCATCAAGCGTCTGATTTCGGAACTGGGAAAACTTCCGGGAATCGGGGAAAAGACAGCGACAAGATTGGCGATGCATATCCTGAGGGCGCCGGAAGACGATGCCCGGGGGCTTGCCGAAAGCATTCTGGAGGTGCGGGATAAAATCCGCTTCTGCCAGATCTGCTATAATTTTGCCGAGGCCGAGTTGTGCAATATCTGCCGCGACTCCGCCCGGGATTCGAGTCTGATCTGTGTCGTCGAAGATCCCGACGCCCTGATGGCAATTGAGGAAAGCGGAAGTTATTCCGGGACATATCATGTCCTCCACGGAGCCCTTTCGCCGCTGGAGGGCATCGGCCCTGACCAGTTGCATCTGCGGGAACTGGTCGAGCGGGTTCGGGAAAAAGCGGTTCGGGAGGTGATCCTGGCCACGAACCCCAATGTATCGGGAGAATCAACGGCGCTCCTGATCGCCCGGATGATCGGGAAACTGGATGTTCCGGTGACCCGTATTGCCCAGGGTGTGCCGATGGGCGGCGATCTCCGGTATCTGGATCGGATGACCCTTTCCAAATCCCTGGAATTCCGCCGGGGCATGGAAAAGGAGCCGTAA